The Methanocorpusculum vombati genome segment TTTCCTCTGGAATATGGTGCGGGGCATGGCAGGATTTCTTGCGTCGGTCGGCGCGGGAGTGGCCGAACCGGAGACGGCAGGCGATCTGCTGACGAAAGCCGGACACCGCGTGCATCCGGCTCCGGCAGAGGCACTGATCTTCTGGGACGCGGAGTGTGATGTCTCGTTTACGCCGATGCGGCAGGCAAGAGAGACAGTGCGGATGCTCGGACGGGCATCGGCAGCGGCCCGGGCAGAACTGCACGTCGCAGAAGCACTGATGAATGAACCTCCGGAGGAGATCTGGCGGCGGCGGCTGGTACGGGAGTATCCCGACCTGCGGCAGAGATCAACATGACAGAGATACCACAGAAACAGGTAACGATTGGAAAGATTCCGGCTATCCTCTGGGGTGAGCCCGCGGAAAAACTCTACATCTATGTGCACGGCCTCTGCGGCTGCAAAGAAGAGGCGGAGTCATTCAGCAGCATCGTCTGTCCCCGCGGATGGCAGGTACTGAGTCTGGATCTGCCGGGACATGGAGAGCGCAAACATGACACAGACGGATTTGTGCCCTGACAGGTTGTTCCGGAGCTGCAGTCAGTTCTGGCGTATGCACAGACCCGCTGGGAGAGAATAGCAGTCCGGGCCACCAGTATCGGCGCATGGTTTTGTATGATGAGTTTTGAGAACGAGCCGTTGGAACGCTGTCTTTTTGTGTCTCCGGTTCCGGACATGAACTATCTGATAGAAAATATGATGCGGCAGGCGGGCGTAACGGATGAACAACTGGAGAAAGAACAGATAATCCCCACACAATCCGGCCAGGCGCTGTCATGGAAGTATCTGACTTATGTGCGGGAACATCCGATTGCGAGCTGGGAGAAGCCAACCCGGATATTGTACGCAGAGAATGACAACCTGATCGACCTCTCTGTGGTCGATGATTTTTCCAGACGGTTCCATTGTCATCTGACGATTATGAAAGGCGGGGAGCACTGGTTCCATACACCCGAGCAACTGAAGGTTTTGCACAGCTGGATAGAAGAAAACTGCTAAACCGGACCCCGCGGAGATACCTGGGGAACAGACGGTTCCCCCGTCTATTATGGATTTCGGAAAAAATCTCATTTATGGCTTTTTTTCCCGACCCATCAAAAAAGCCGGAGGAGAACATCACGGAGTTCTTTTAAAAAAATGGAGCGAAGATCAAAGATCAGATCATCTTCGCGATCCGTTTTCCCTCGGCCTCGGCAAACGCCACCGATTCAGGCCATCCCCTGACACCGCCGTGCTGATCCATTCCTGCGAACAGAACATTTTCGGTGTACGAAAATCCTGCATCATTGAAGAATGCCCGCACGACCGGGAATGCCGCATCAAAGATGTGCGGGATATCCTGCCCGGACGTGCCAAGATACACGCCGATGTGATTCCTGAGATGATCGTCAGAGAACGCAAGGGTTTTTGTGACAAACTTCTGTGCCCAGAGAAACTGTCCGCGGTCAATGAAGGACTTCATCTCCGCGGTGACGGTCATGGAGTAGATGGGGGAGGCAAGAACAAGAATGTCTGCGGCAAGCACCTCATCAAAGATAGGCGTCAGATCATCCGTAAGAATGCAGACACCTTTTTTGTGGCAGGCATTGCAGCCCCGGCAGTTTTTGTGATCGATATCCACGAGCGAAATTTTGTTCGTTACGGCTCCTGCACGTTCCGCACCCCGAAGAAAGGCATCAAGAACCGTATCGGTGTTTCCATGTTTGCGGGGGCTTCCGTTTACTGCGGTGATCTGTGTCATACTACCTCAAGGGATGCAAGAAGAGCGGCGGCGGTATCTTTTGCTTTGGCAACAGCCGCAGGGTTTTCCAAAAAGTCGGTCTTCTTATCAAGACCATTGAGAAGGAGAAGCATTGTGTGTTTCGGTTTGATGCCCGCAACGTCAAAGAGGAAACGGGCGACCGGCACGGTGTGATCAAAAATGTGGTCGCGGGTCTGTCCGGCAGTTGCGATGAAGAGGCCGAGTTTTGTTCCGGCCGGTTCCTCAAAGGTATGAAGCACGTACTTCCGTGACCAGAACACCTGACAGCGATCGATCAACGCCTTTGACTGCGCACAGACCGACATGGAGTACACGGGAGTTGCGAGGATCAACACATCAGCATCAAGGATTTTCTGTGCGAGGGGTTGAAAGTCATCCTCCTGAATGCAGCGGCCAAGTTTTTCACACGCCCCACAGCCTTTGCAGGGGGCGATGGAAAGATCGGTGAGCACTACTTTTTCTGCGGAAACGCGGTCGCCGGTCTCGGCAAGAATGGTATCAAGTGCCGACTCGGAGTTGCCGTGGCGGCGGGGAGAGGTGGAGATGGCAAGGATATGGGGAATCATTTATGTGTATATTGGCAGGAGGAGAAATAAAAGAAATGGAACAGACCAGATTACAGTGCGAGGGGAGGGATTCGAACCCGCGAACTCCTTGAGAGCAGATCTTGAGTCAGCCTCCGTTGGCCACTTGGATACCCTCGCAAAAATACGGTTACTCTATTGGAGAGAAGGGAACATCAACCTGTCGCAGACGATACATCCGCCACCATCTTCACCACCTTACCGGACTTGTTCCGCATTGAAGTGAATCGGGCACCCCTCATCCGCATGACCGCCGTTCTTCATCACCCATGCGAGCAGCGGAATAAGCAGTTCCCGCAGTTCCCATCCGGAGACGGTGAGATAGTAGCGGACAACCGGCGGAG includes the following:
- a CDS encoding flavodoxin family protein, whose amino-acid sequence is MTQITAVNGSPRKHGNTDTVLDAFLRGAERAGAVTNKISLVDIDHKNCRGCNACHKKGVCILTDDLTPIFDEVLAADILVLASPIYSMTVTAEMKSFIDRGQFLWAQKFVTKTLAFSDDHLRNHIGVYLGTSGQDIPHIFDAAFPVVRAFFNDAGFSYTENVLFAGMDQHGGVRGWPESVAFAEAEGKRIAKMI
- a CDS encoding flavodoxin family protein produces the protein MIPHILAISTSPRRHGNSESALDTILAETGDRVSAEKVVLTDLSIAPCKGCGACEKLGRCIQEDDFQPLAQKILDADVLILATPVYSMSVCAQSKALIDRCQVFWSRKYVLHTFEEPAGTKLGLFIATAGQTRDHIFDHTVPVARFLFDVAGIKPKHTMLLLLNGLDKKTDFLENPAAVAKAKDTAAALLASLEVV